In Micromonospora sp. LH3U1, one genomic interval encodes:
- a CDS encoding DNA polymerase III subunit delta' — protein sequence MTDVFADLVGQDEAVTELRRAAAAAAAVLRAGAADRAPALIAAGPAGDAESASTAGAAAPGGVDPSAGMTHAWIFTGPPGSGRSVAARAFAAALQCVHGTGCGECPGCRTTLGGTHADVRLVVPEGLSIGVGEMRALVLRAASTPSGGRWQVVVIEDADRLTEAAGNALLKAIEEPPPRTVFLLCAPSTHPDDISVTIRSRCRVVPLRQPPAAAVAEVLVRRDGIAPDVAQWAAAAAQGHVGRARRLARDPEARKRREAVLAVPRRLTGVGAAFDAASALIEAAEAEAEASVTDADTAERTALETALGAGGTGRGAAGAIRGAAGQLKELEKRQKSRATRAQRDALDRALVDLAGFYRDALTMALRAPVAPVHTDTAALAGAGAQKWDAEGSLRRLESVLACRAAIEANVKPRIAVEAMMLALWKG from the coding sequence ATGACGGACGTCTTCGCCGACCTGGTCGGTCAGGACGAGGCGGTGACCGAGCTGCGCCGGGCCGCCGCCGCTGCGGCTGCCGTGCTGCGCGCTGGCGCGGCCGACCGGGCACCCGCGCTGATCGCCGCCGGCCCGGCCGGCGACGCCGAGTCCGCGTCCACGGCCGGCGCCGCCGCGCCCGGCGGGGTGGATCCGTCCGCCGGAATGACGCACGCCTGGATCTTCACGGGGCCGCCCGGCTCCGGCCGTTCGGTCGCCGCACGGGCGTTCGCCGCCGCCCTGCAGTGCGTGCACGGCACCGGCTGTGGTGAGTGCCCCGGCTGCCGTACCACGCTGGGCGGCACCCACGCCGACGTCCGACTGGTGGTGCCGGAAGGGCTCTCCATCGGCGTCGGCGAGATGCGCGCGCTGGTGCTCCGTGCGGCCAGCACCCCGTCCGGCGGGCGCTGGCAGGTGGTGGTCATCGAGGACGCCGACCGGCTCACCGAGGCGGCCGGCAACGCGCTGCTCAAGGCGATCGAGGAGCCTCCACCGCGTACCGTCTTCCTGCTCTGCGCCCCGTCCACCCACCCGGACGACATCTCGGTGACCATCCGGTCGCGTTGTCGGGTCGTACCCCTGCGGCAGCCGCCGGCCGCCGCGGTGGCCGAGGTGCTGGTTCGTCGCGACGGCATCGCGCCCGACGTGGCGCAGTGGGCGGCGGCGGCCGCGCAGGGGCACGTGGGTCGGGCCCGCAGGCTGGCCCGCGACCCGGAGGCCCGCAAGCGGCGTGAGGCGGTGCTCGCGGTGCCACGCCGGTTGACCGGTGTCGGGGCGGCGTTCGACGCGGCGTCCGCGCTGATCGAGGCAGCCGAGGCGGAGGCCGAGGCGTCAGTTACCGACGCCGACACGGCTGAGCGGACGGCACTGGAGACCGCGCTCGGCGCGGGCGGCACCGGTCGGGGCGCGGCTGGCGCGATACGGGGTGCTGCCGGGCAGCTCAAGGAGCTGGAGAAGCGGCAGAAGTCCCGGGCCACCCGGGCCCAGCGGGACGCGCTGGACCGGGCGCTGGTCGACCTGGCGGGCTTCTACCGGGATGCGCTCACCATGGCGCTGCGCGCGCCCGTCGCCCCGGTGCACACCGACACCGCCGCACTGGCCGGCGCTGGTGCCCAGAAGTGGGACGCCGAGGGGTCACTGCGTCGGCTGGAGTCCGTGCTCGCCTGCCGTGCGGCGATCGAGGCGAACGTCAAGCCGCGGATCGCGGTCGAGGCGATGATGCTCGCCCTCTGGAAGGGCTGA
- a CDS encoding DUF6086 family protein: MSQYFQAGDLVLWNPSNRVAELFVRTSKAVAELVDVPTGIGPMRADDYEIDLDVFVGFLDALVAQYLSSSHTILRSMLEGFIATALVMVDRAGRNVPSLRATVTLDPRDVSVGSGGIRPLGDPERLYELVSKHAAAMPR; the protein is encoded by the coding sequence ATGAGTCAGTACTTTCAGGCGGGCGACCTCGTCCTGTGGAACCCTTCCAATCGAGTGGCCGAGTTGTTCGTCCGTACCAGCAAGGCGGTCGCTGAACTGGTTGACGTACCGACCGGGATCGGCCCCATGCGCGCCGACGACTATGAGATTGACCTCGACGTGTTCGTCGGCTTCCTGGATGCGCTGGTCGCGCAGTACCTGTCCTCAAGCCACACGATCCTCAGGTCCATGCTGGAAGGGTTCATCGCCACCGCGCTCGTTATGGTTGACCGCGCCGGCCGAAACGTGCCCTCGCTCCGGGCCACTGTCACGCTGGACCCGAGGGACGTCTCCGTAGGCTCAGGAGGCATCCGCCCTCTGGGTGACCCCGAGCGCCTGTACGAGCTTGTCAGCAAGCACGCCGCGGCCATGCCACGTTGA
- a CDS encoding metallophosphoesterase family protein, translating to MSDERDDPDRQDEANERPDRAPSSERAARRPRSTDPLELGFTPRKPVPWLAPFLLISTGIRTLLAMLFGAYLDKRELQNAFGDGVFRQVGPDGGLWLDYVADLGDGFNATYSVAYLLAQPELTVDGHRLPRAQTLVMGGDQVYPSAAYASYEDRCKGPYQAALPVAPPEKPTLFAVPGNHDWYDGLTAFLRLFVRSRDRNFAGWGTGQSRSYFAVELPAGWWLLGVDDQSGSYLDDPQLAYFDEVARRLGPESKVVIAAPAPTWVKAADNPAAYDSIDYFIRTIIDPTGAQVRLLLSGDLHHYARYSGPDRQLITCGGGGAYLYPTHKLPERIEVPPRDTLTRRASSAQPYDLVARYPDAARSRRYGWGIFARLPFRNPGFTTLLGTLHTLLMLAMAGATANWSDSTNQRLFSVPLVLMVLVTVLAAALFAKPPSASGKRHARHWILGVGHGVAHVALAAAGTWAWLALPFYHWPWPLPAVAAAVLYGPVIGLVASQLVAAYLLVAGSFGVNVNELFAGQGIEDSKSFLRLRIDPDGTLTIYPIAVDRVSRDWQVSQNQSPTTSWLLPKTPLTPHLAEPPTVLH from the coding sequence GTGAGCGACGAACGCGACGACCCCGACCGCCAGGACGAGGCGAACGAACGTCCTGACCGTGCACCGTCCAGCGAACGCGCCGCCCGCCGGCCGCGCAGCACCGACCCCCTGGAGTTGGGCTTCACGCCGCGCAAGCCGGTGCCGTGGCTGGCGCCGTTCCTGCTGATCAGCACCGGCATCCGGACGCTGCTGGCGATGCTCTTCGGGGCGTACCTGGACAAGCGCGAGTTGCAGAACGCGTTCGGCGACGGCGTCTTCCGCCAGGTCGGGCCGGACGGCGGGCTGTGGCTCGACTACGTGGCCGACCTGGGTGACGGCTTCAACGCCACGTACTCGGTGGCGTACCTGCTGGCGCAGCCGGAGCTGACGGTGGACGGGCACCGGCTGCCCCGGGCGCAGACCCTGGTGATGGGCGGCGACCAGGTCTACCCGTCGGCGGCCTACGCCTCGTACGAAGACCGGTGCAAGGGCCCCTACCAGGCCGCACTGCCGGTGGCGCCGCCCGAGAAACCCACGCTCTTCGCGGTGCCGGGCAACCACGACTGGTACGACGGCCTGACCGCCTTCCTGCGGTTGTTCGTCCGCTCCCGGGACCGCAACTTCGCCGGGTGGGGCACCGGGCAGTCACGGTCGTACTTCGCGGTGGAACTGCCGGCCGGGTGGTGGCTGCTCGGCGTGGACGACCAGTCCGGCTCGTACCTGGACGACCCGCAGCTGGCCTACTTCGACGAGGTGGCCCGGCGGCTCGGCCCGGAGTCGAAGGTGGTCATCGCGGCGCCAGCGCCGACCTGGGTCAAGGCTGCCGACAACCCCGCGGCGTACGACTCGATCGACTACTTCATCCGGACGATCATCGACCCGACCGGCGCGCAGGTGCGGCTGTTGCTCTCCGGCGACCTGCACCACTACGCCCGTTACTCCGGGCCGGACCGGCAACTGATCACCTGCGGCGGCGGCGGCGCGTACCTCTACCCCACCCACAAGCTGCCGGAGCGCATCGAGGTGCCGCCGCGGGACACGCTGACCCGGCGGGCCAGCTCCGCCCAGCCGTACGACCTGGTGGCCCGCTATCCGGACGCGGCCCGCTCCCGTCGCTACGGCTGGGGCATCTTCGCCCGGCTGCCGTTCCGCAATCCCGGCTTCACGACCCTGCTCGGCACTCTGCACACCCTGCTGATGCTGGCCATGGCGGGTGCGACGGCGAACTGGTCCGACAGCACCAACCAGCGGCTGTTCAGCGTCCCGCTGGTGCTGATGGTGCTCGTGACGGTGCTGGCAGCGGCCCTGTTCGCCAAGCCACCCAGCGCGAGCGGCAAGCGTCACGCACGGCACTGGATCCTCGGCGTCGGCCACGGCGTGGCCCATGTGGCCCTGGCTGCGGCCGGCACCTGGGCGTGGTTGGCGCTGCCGTTCTACCACTGGCCGTGGCCACTGCCTGCGGTCGCCGCAGCGGTGCTCTACGGCCCGGTGATCGGTCTGGTCGCCAGCCAGCTGGTGGCGGCGTACCTGCTGGTGGCGGGTTCGTTCGGGGTGAACGTCAACGAGCTCTTCGCCGGCCAGGGCATTGAGGACTCCAAGTCGTTCCTGCGGCTGCGCATCGACCCGGACGGAACGCTGACCATCTACCCGATCGCGGTAGACCGGGTGTCCCGCGACTGGCAGGTGAGCCAGAACCAGTCCCCCACCACAAGCTGGCTACTCCCCAAAACCCCCCTGACCCCCCACCTAGCCGAACCCCCCACAGTCCTGCACTAA
- a CDS encoding helix-turn-helix transcriptional regulator, translating into MKTRTIEPLWTVEDVSTFLGIPVSTLYQWRYRRIGPKASRVGRHLRYDPADVRAWLAKQAG; encoded by the coding sequence ATGAAGACTCGGACCATCGAACCGCTGTGGACGGTTGAGGACGTGTCGACCTTCCTCGGCATCCCGGTGAGCACCCTCTATCAGTGGCGGTACCGCAGGATCGGACCCAAGGCGTCCCGGGTGGGCCGACACCTGCGCTACGACCCGGCCGACGTGCGGGCGTGGCTCGCCAAGCAGGCGGGGTAG
- a CDS encoding YbaB/EbfC family nucleoid-associated protein encodes MPRGEIDEAWIEEAVRRYRRIESLQAEFDQAVSTVEVTVRSPDGLVEVVVTAGGRITDVRFLGPLHTRSPRDVAGSVQAAVTAAADAAEWAREKLHNETFAAYRPLAGA; translated from the coding sequence ATGCCGCGGGGGGAGATCGACGAAGCCTGGATCGAGGAGGCGGTGCGGCGCTACCGCCGGATCGAGTCGCTCCAGGCCGAGTTCGACCAGGCGGTGTCGACCGTCGAGGTGACCGTCCGGTCGCCGGACGGTCTGGTCGAGGTGGTGGTCACCGCCGGTGGGCGGATCACCGACGTCCGGTTCCTCGGGCCGCTGCACACCCGCAGCCCACGGGACGTGGCTGGCTCCGTGCAGGCCGCGGTCACCGCGGCGGCCGACGCCGCCGAGTGGGCTCGGGAGAAGCTGCACAACGAGACGTTCGCCGCCTACCGACCGCTCGCGGGGGCCTGA
- a CDS encoding PSP1 domain-containing protein translates to MGMLCAVSFNRYGRLYYLDPGELRPQVGDKVLVPTDDGPEVAECVWAAQWVTEETDGFPRVVGLAGDDDLRRDEALRRRKAEAKVAAKRLIRSHGLPMKVVAVDHVLGSAEGGGERSTVYFTAPHRVDFRSLVRDLGATLHCRVELRQLSARDSARVQGGIGSCGRDLCCATFLNDFEPVTIRMAKDQDLPLNPLRISGACGRLMCCLKYEHPLYQRFQETAPAVGSRVTTPEGDGRVVGHSVPRDAVTVRLDADGSRCSCSRASVCAPRQAHDQHYTP, encoded by the coding sequence ATGGGCATGCTCTGCGCGGTCAGCTTCAACCGGTACGGGCGCCTCTACTACCTCGACCCCGGTGAATTGCGTCCGCAGGTGGGCGACAAGGTGTTGGTGCCCACCGACGACGGGCCCGAGGTGGCGGAGTGCGTGTGGGCCGCGCAGTGGGTGACCGAGGAGACCGACGGCTTCCCCCGGGTTGTGGGGCTGGCCGGCGACGACGACCTACGCCGGGACGAGGCGCTGCGTCGCCGCAAGGCCGAGGCCAAGGTGGCCGCGAAACGGCTGATCCGCTCGCATGGCCTGCCGATGAAGGTGGTGGCCGTCGACCATGTGCTCGGCTCCGCCGAGGGCGGCGGTGAGCGCAGCACCGTGTACTTCACCGCCCCGCACCGGGTGGACTTCCGTTCCCTGGTCCGTGACCTGGGTGCCACCCTGCACTGTCGGGTCGAGCTGCGCCAGCTCTCCGCACGTGACTCGGCGCGGGTGCAGGGCGGCATCGGCTCCTGCGGCCGGGACCTGTGCTGCGCGACGTTCCTCAACGACTTCGAACCGGTGACCATCCGGATGGCGAAGGACCAGGACCTTCCGCTGAACCCGCTGCGCATCTCCGGCGCGTGCGGCCGGTTGATGTGCTGCCTGAAGTACGAGCACCCGCTGTATCAGCGCTTCCAGGAGACCGCCCCGGCGGTCGGCAGCCGGGTCACCACGCCGGAGGGCGACGGCCGGGTCGTCGGCCACAGCGTCCCCCGCGACGCGGTGACGGTAAGGCTCGACGCCGACGGCTCCCGCTGCTCCTGCTCCCGCGCCTCCGTCTGCGCCCCCCGCCAAGCCCACGACCAGCACTACACCCCCTAA
- a CDS encoding thymidylate synthase produces the protein MELVLRQGHETHDNEVALKELLNVSLSAESCADEHLLEVGADPARLKLMIDKYASLSVLPMYKVSYGKLFRDHAGINQLAWLTRRLKLRPEAKSATIGFHSPGDEMLSCISLVDCKLRSGRLYLTAIFRSQNVFASQPGNAAALRRIQAEVAHALGVPPGPLTLHIMSAHVYEGDWDAARHLVSVRRGAGAGVRDDE, from the coding sequence GTGGAGCTCGTTCTCCGGCAAGGTCACGAGACGCACGACAACGAGGTCGCGTTGAAAGAACTGCTTAACGTGTCGCTGTCTGCGGAGAGCTGCGCGGACGAACACCTGCTCGAGGTAGGCGCGGACCCGGCTCGCCTGAAGCTCATGATCGACAAATACGCTTCCCTGTCCGTGCTTCCGATGTACAAGGTGAGCTACGGAAAGCTGTTCCGAGACCACGCCGGGATCAACCAGCTCGCGTGGTTGACCCGGCGACTTAAACTCCGTCCCGAGGCGAAGTCCGCAACAATCGGCTTCCACAGCCCTGGAGATGAGATGCTCAGTTGTATCTCTCTGGTCGACTGCAAGCTGCGATCCGGCCGCCTGTACCTCACTGCGATCTTCCGCAGTCAGAACGTCTTTGCGAGCCAGCCGGGGAACGCAGCAGCGCTGCGTCGCATCCAAGCCGAGGTTGCCCACGCGCTCGGCGTTCCACCGGGGCCTTTGACCCTGCACATCATGTCGGCGCACGTCTACGAAGGAGACTGGGATGCCGCGCGCCACCTCGTATCCGTCCGCCGAGGGGCCGGTGCTGGGGTTAGAGACGATGAATAG
- a CDS encoding class I SAM-dependent methyltransferase produces MPRATSYPSAEGPVLGLETMNRRRSPRPVQARTDEQLAAEWDQVAAGRDQLIAEGRDLSYHYILLPALLQLSTEWLKPNHRILDAGCGTGKFASELARDHPKSQITGVDPSASSIEIAQANRPVVDNVEFHCMSVEAYVAAKELQPFDLIIANMLLQNVSSLSSVLDACARVLSPTGAFVFAVPHPCFWPRYWKYEKAPWFRYNKETWIEAPFRTSLAPDTVVTTSHTHRPLQSYFEAFTLAGLVVEELIEPYPDQGVEGAYPIAWEFPRFLLGRCRPQRRETS; encoded by the coding sequence ATGCCGCGCGCCACCTCGTATCCGTCCGCCGAGGGGCCGGTGCTGGGGTTAGAGACGATGAATAGGCGACGGTCTCCCCGGCCGGTGCAGGCCCGGACGGACGAGCAACTCGCGGCCGAGTGGGATCAGGTCGCCGCAGGCCGCGACCAACTGATCGCCGAGGGTCGGGACCTGAGCTACCACTACATCCTCCTTCCCGCCCTGCTTCAACTCAGCACGGAGTGGCTCAAGCCGAACCACCGCATCCTCGATGCCGGATGCGGCACCGGCAAGTTCGCTTCTGAGCTGGCACGCGACCACCCAAAGAGTCAGATCACCGGCGTCGACCCCAGTGCCTCAAGCATCGAGATCGCTCAGGCGAACCGGCCGGTGGTCGATAACGTGGAATTCCACTGCATGAGCGTCGAGGCATACGTCGCAGCCAAGGAGCTTCAGCCGTTTGATCTCATCATCGCCAACATGCTGCTGCAGAATGTCAGCTCCCTGTCGTCGGTGTTGGATGCCTGCGCACGCGTCCTGTCACCCACTGGTGCATTTGTCTTTGCAGTGCCCCATCCATGTTTCTGGCCGCGTTACTGGAAGTACGAAAAGGCACCATGGTTCCGCTACAACAAGGAGACCTGGATCGAGGCACCGTTCCGTACTTCTTTGGCCCCTGACACTGTTGTGACCACCTCCCACACGCATCGGCCCCTGCAGAGCTACTTCGAAGCCTTTACCCTCGCCGGTCTGGTGGTCGAGGAGTTGATTGAGCCGTACCCCGACCAGGGCGTCGAAGGTGCGTATCCAATCGCCTGGGAGTTTCCTCGGTTCCTGCTCGGCAGGTGCCGCCCCCAACGCAGGGAAACGAGCTGA
- a CDS encoding DUF6331 family protein has product MADVSVEIPSPLSKCIIFCEVECIRECCGIDAVSTDPALIEAWCRQVGSIAVVEARLQLAELIEVVEDRSHRVTSTFLNHRTHDYAARRQLLDFLAAFEAGLAAGDAS; this is encoded by the coding sequence ATGGCGGACGTGTCGGTCGAAATACCATCGCCCCTGAGCAAGTGCATCATCTTTTGCGAGGTCGAGTGTATCCGCGAGTGCTGCGGGATCGACGCCGTCTCTACCGATCCCGCCCTTATCGAGGCGTGGTGCCGTCAGGTGGGGTCAATCGCGGTGGTCGAGGCTCGGCTTCAACTCGCCGAGCTGATCGAGGTGGTCGAGGACCGCTCGCACCGCGTCACGTCGACATTCCTGAACCACCGCACGCACGACTACGCCGCCCGGCGTCAGTTGCTGGACTTCCTGGCCGCCTTCGAAGCGGGACTAGCGGCCGGCGATGCGTCGTGA
- the tmk gene encoding dTMP kinase, with the protein MLGAASFGDWLGLLATALFAASQVQGSTAQGAAFGGVTAIRLLPALVLGPVAGVFADRFDRRWTMVICDLLRFVLFASIPLYALTGASGGLVVGWALIATFLIESLTLLWIPAKEAAVPNLIPRARLEAANQLTLITTYGLTPIAAAIGLAVLDRGVRGAVGGDLPSWAEPAQLALWINSFSRLATALVVAFGIKEISEAQRGEAERAEQSMFRQFSEGWKYIGQTPLVRGLVLGIFGAFAGGGIVVGTAKFFANSLGAGDAAFSLLFGAIFVGLALGIGLGPMVVKEMSRRRWFGMSIVLASAAVMTLAFAIHLSMAIVGAVLVGAGAGMAFLAGTTLLGGEVADEVRGRVFAVVQIGTRLVLILAIGLSSLLVGVGGSRKLEIADLGISISSTRLLLLAAGAAGIFAGISAFGQMDDKKGVPVLADLWGSIRGRPLMPSEPFVSAGLFVVFEGGEGAGKSTQLAALAERLRGQGCDVVVTREPGATAVGQRIRSLVLDTSGDEAPSPRAEALLYAADRAHHVAAVVRPALVRGGVVISDRYVDSSLAYQGAGRTLPVDEVSWLSSWATGGLKPDLVVLLDVEPHTGLSRVASRNAGTDRLEAESIAFHERVRYAFLDLAAADPKRYLVLDASRSTDEITRQVVRRVDEMLGKPGGIVHPRPAQGPDTSVQPELSDAELVTMEHKT; encoded by the coding sequence GTGCTCGGCGCGGCCTCCTTCGGCGACTGGCTCGGCCTGCTGGCGACCGCTCTCTTCGCCGCCTCGCAGGTGCAGGGCAGCACCGCCCAGGGCGCCGCGTTCGGCGGGGTGACCGCGATCCGGCTGCTGCCCGCGCTGGTTCTCGGCCCGGTGGCGGGCGTCTTCGCCGACCGGTTCGACCGGCGCTGGACGATGGTCATCTGTGACCTGCTGCGCTTCGTGCTCTTCGCGTCCATCCCGCTCTACGCCCTCACCGGCGCCTCGGGCGGCCTGGTCGTCGGCTGGGCGCTGATCGCCACCTTCCTGATCGAGTCGCTCACCCTGCTGTGGATCCCGGCCAAGGAGGCGGCGGTCCCCAACCTGATCCCACGCGCCCGGCTGGAGGCGGCCAACCAGCTCACCCTGATCACCACCTACGGCCTCACCCCGATCGCTGCCGCCATCGGCCTTGCCGTGCTCGACCGTGGTGTCAGAGGTGCTGTCGGCGGCGACCTACCCTCCTGGGCCGAGCCGGCTCAGCTCGCACTCTGGATCAACTCCTTCTCTCGGCTCGCCACCGCGCTGGTGGTGGCGTTCGGGATCAAGGAGATCAGCGAGGCGCAGCGCGGTGAGGCGGAGCGTGCCGAGCAGAGCATGTTCCGGCAGTTCTCCGAGGGCTGGAAGTACATCGGCCAGACCCCGCTTGTCCGCGGCCTGGTGCTGGGCATCTTCGGCGCGTTCGCCGGCGGCGGCATCGTGGTCGGCACGGCCAAGTTCTTCGCCAACTCGCTGGGCGCCGGTGACGCCGCGTTCTCGCTGCTCTTCGGTGCGATCTTCGTCGGCCTGGCGCTCGGCATCGGCCTCGGCCCGATGGTGGTCAAGGAGATGTCCCGGCGCCGCTGGTTCGGCATGAGCATCGTGCTGGCCAGCGCCGCCGTGATGACCCTCGCCTTCGCCATCCACCTTTCCATGGCGATCGTCGGCGCGGTGCTGGTCGGCGCCGGCGCCGGAATGGCCTTCCTGGCGGGCACCACCCTGCTCGGTGGGGAGGTGGCCGACGAGGTGCGCGGCCGGGTCTTCGCCGTGGTGCAGATCGGCACCCGACTGGTGCTGATCCTGGCCATCGGGCTGAGCAGCCTGCTGGTCGGTGTCGGTGGCTCGCGCAAGCTGGAGATCGCCGACCTGGGCATTTCCATCTCGTCGACCCGACTGCTGCTGCTCGCCGCCGGTGCCGCCGGCATCTTCGCCGGGATCAGCGCGTTCGGCCAGATGGACGACAAGAAGGGTGTCCCCGTCCTCGCCGACCTCTGGGGCTCCATCCGGGGCCGTCCGCTGATGCCCTCCGAGCCGTTCGTCTCCGCCGGGCTCTTCGTGGTCTTCGAGGGCGGCGAGGGTGCCGGCAAGTCGACCCAGCTGGCCGCGCTCGCCGAGCGCCTGCGCGGCCAGGGGTGCGACGTCGTGGTCACCCGCGAGCCGGGGGCGACCGCGGTCGGTCAGCGGATCCGGTCGCTGGTGTTGGACACCTCCGGCGACGAGGCGCCGTCCCCACGGGCCGAGGCGTTGCTCTACGCCGCCGACCGGGCGCACCACGTGGCCGCCGTGGTCCGGCCCGCGCTGGTCCGGGGTGGTGTCGTGATCAGCGACCGGTACGTCGACTCGTCCCTGGCATACCAGGGCGCCGGCCGGACGCTGCCCGTCGACGAGGTTTCCTGGCTCTCCTCCTGGGCCACCGGTGGGCTCAAGCCCGACCTGGTGGTGCTGCTGGACGTCGAGCCGCACACCGGCCTGTCCCGGGTGGCCTCGCGCAACGCCGGCACCGACCGGCTGGAGGCCGAGTCGATCGCCTTCCACGAGCGCGTCCGGTACGCGTTCCTCGACCTCGCCGCCGCCGACCCGAAGCGGTACCTGGTCCTCGACGCGTCCCGATCGACCGACGAGATCACCCGGCAGGTGGTCCGGCGGGTCGACGAGATGCTCGGCAAGCCGGGAGGCATCGTGCACCCTCGGCCGGCGCAGGGCCCGGACACCTCGGTGCAGCCTGAGTTATCCGACGCGGAGCTTGTGACGATGGAGCACAAAACCTGA
- a CDS encoding amino acid deaminase/aldolase codes for MAIESDKLRERLDRATAHLDPPYAVVDLNAFDANSAALAERAAGKPVRLASKSVRARELISRALTRPGWHGVMAFTLPEAIWLVRAGVTDDVLVAYPSVDRAALAELAADPTLADAVTLMIDSTGQLDLIDDVRAPGQRAELRVCLELDASWRPVRGVHVGVRRSPVHSARAAGLLAAAVTRRAGYRLVGLMSYEAQIAGLGDAPPGQALLAGAIRLAQRRSYRELLARRGAAVAAVREHADLEFVNGGGTGSMAATSADPAVTEITAGSGLYGPTLFDAYRAWRPTPAAFFACAVVRRPTPELATVLGGGWIASGPAADSRLPRPWLPAGLKLVGTEGAGEVQTPLSGAAAATLRVGDRVWFRHAKAGELCERVNELHLIKGNEIVATVPTYRGEGHAFL; via the coding sequence GTGGCCATCGAAAGCGACAAACTTCGCGAGCGCCTGGATCGGGCGACCGCTCACCTCGACCCGCCGTACGCGGTGGTCGACCTCAACGCCTTCGACGCCAACTCGGCCGCGCTGGCCGAGCGCGCCGCCGGCAAACCGGTCCGACTGGCCAGCAAGTCGGTCCGTGCCCGGGAGTTGATCAGCCGAGCGCTCACCCGACCCGGCTGGCACGGCGTGATGGCGTTCACCCTGCCCGAGGCGATCTGGCTGGTCCGGGCCGGCGTGACCGACGACGTGCTGGTCGCGTACCCGAGCGTGGACCGCGCGGCACTCGCTGAGCTGGCCGCCGATCCGACGCTGGCCGACGCGGTCACGCTGATGATCGACAGCACCGGGCAGCTCGACCTCATCGACGACGTCCGCGCCCCCGGGCAGCGCGCCGAGCTGCGGGTCTGCCTGGAACTGGACGCATCCTGGCGGCCGGTACGCGGGGTGCACGTCGGCGTCCGCCGTTCACCGGTGCACAGCGCTCGGGCGGCCGGCTTGCTTGCCGCCGCCGTCACCCGCCGTGCCGGCTACCGGCTGGTCGGCCTCATGTCGTACGAGGCGCAGATCGCCGGTCTGGGCGACGCGCCGCCGGGGCAGGCGCTGCTGGCCGGCGCGATCCGGCTGGCCCAGCGCAGGTCGTACCGCGAACTGCTGGCCCGCCGGGGCGCGGCGGTCGCCGCGGTACGCGAGCACGCCGACCTGGAGTTCGTCAACGGCGGCGGCACCGGCAGCATGGCCGCGACCAGCGCCGACCCCGCGGTCACCGAGATCACCGCGGGATCGGGCCTGTACGGGCCGACGCTGTTCGACGCGTACCGCGCCTGGCGGCCCACCCCTGCGGCGTTCTTCGCCTGCGCGGTGGTCCGCCGGCCGACGCCGGAGTTGGCGACCGTGCTCGGCGGCGGCTGGATCGCCTCCGGCCCGGCCGCCGACAGCCGACTGCCCCGACCGTGGCTACCGGCCGGGCTCAAGCTGGTCGGCACCGAGGGTGCCGGCGAGGTGCAGACCCCGTTGTCCGGTGCGGCGGCGGCCACCCTGCGCGTCGGCGACCGGGTGTGGTTCCGGCACGCCAAGGCCGGTGAGCTGTGTGAACGGGTCAACGAGCTACACCTGATCAAGGGGAATGAAATCGTGGCAACCGTCCCCACCTACCGAGGCGAGGGACACGCCTTCCTCTGA